A single region of the Salarchaeum japonicum genome encodes:
- a CDS encoding class I SAM-dependent methyltransferase, translating to MEVPCVRVPVAEGEATRQRLADADLVDPDFDIVVEDDTLYIPVTDPDAVEAFEVTTHDAPERRTPTTPADRLGFEPTYERLGDIVIVDEDDPERARRIADAILESDVRAKTVVNRASKVKGETRVRDWDVLAGTETETVHREYGHEFALDITQVYFSPRLATERHRVVEQVEPGERAFDMFAGVGPYAVPMADAGAEVVAADINEAAIDYLRENARRNGVEDRITAHAGDVRELAADYEDWADRLVMNLPHSAGDFLDAAVRLAGDDCTIHYYDIQHEDDKYGPGERAIRDAAEPDYAVEIETRHTVRSYAPHEYNVCLDARLTRA from the coding sequence ATGGAAGTCCCGTGCGTGCGCGTCCCCGTCGCGGAGGGCGAAGCGACCCGACAGCGGCTCGCGGACGCCGACCTCGTCGACCCCGACTTCGACATCGTGGTCGAGGACGACACCCTCTACATTCCCGTCACCGACCCGGACGCCGTCGAGGCGTTCGAGGTGACGACGCACGACGCGCCCGAGCGCCGGACGCCGACGACGCCCGCCGACCGCCTCGGGTTCGAACCGACGTACGAGCGCCTCGGCGACATCGTCATCGTGGACGAGGACGACCCGGAGCGCGCCCGCCGGATTGCGGACGCCATCCTGGAGTCTGACGTGCGCGCGAAAACCGTCGTCAATCGCGCGTCGAAGGTGAAGGGCGAGACGCGCGTCCGCGACTGGGACGTGCTCGCCGGCACCGAAACCGAGACCGTCCACCGCGAGTACGGCCACGAGTTCGCGCTCGACATCACCCAGGTGTACTTCTCGCCGCGCCTCGCCACCGAACGCCACCGCGTCGTCGAACAGGTCGAACCGGGCGAACGCGCGTTCGACATGTTCGCGGGCGTCGGCCCGTACGCGGTTCCGATGGCTGACGCGGGTGCCGAGGTCGTCGCCGCCGACATCAACGAGGCCGCCATCGACTACCTCCGGGAGAACGCCCGCCGGAACGGCGTCGAAGACCGAATCACCGCACACGCGGGCGACGTTCGCGAACTCGCCGCCGACTACGAGGACTGGGCCGACCGCCTCGTGATGAACCTCCCGCACAGCGCGGGCGACTTCCTGGACGCCGCCGTCCGCCTCGCGGGCGACGACTGCACCATCCACTACTACGACATCCAACACGAGGACGACAAGTACGGGCCGGGCGAGCGCGCCATCCGGGACGCCGCCGAACCCGACTACGCGGTCGAAATCGAGACCCGGCACACCGTCCGGTCGTACGCGCCCCACGAGTACAACGTCTGCCTCGACGCCCGCCTCACCCGAGCCTAA
- the dph5 gene encoding diphthine synthase, with protein sequence MLTFVGLGLYDEESITVEGREAVREADRAFAEFYTSHLVGATVADLEAYHDTTIEVRDREGVEQTPDPILDAAESEDVVFLTAGDTMISTTHVDLRLRAHDRGIDTRVIHAPTAESAASSLTGLQNYRFGKATTLPFEWVHGADGVPGSVVDTIEDNRERGLHTLCYLDIKVDNPYREGDDYMTASHAAGLLADHWNPDALGVVVARAGAPDALVAADTLGALAGRDFGDPLHLLVIPGDLHHVEADALTGLAGAPEKVVEERTV encoded by the coding sequence ATGCTCACGTTCGTCGGTCTCGGGCTCTACGACGAGGAATCCATCACCGTCGAGGGCCGCGAGGCCGTCCGGGAGGCCGACCGCGCGTTCGCGGAGTTCTACACCAGCCACCTCGTCGGCGCGACGGTCGCCGACCTCGAAGCCTACCACGACACCACCATCGAGGTTCGCGACCGCGAGGGCGTCGAACAGACCCCCGACCCGATTCTCGACGCCGCCGAGTCCGAGGACGTAGTGTTCCTCACCGCCGGCGATACGATGATTTCGACGACGCACGTCGACCTCCGACTGCGCGCGCACGACCGCGGCATCGACACCCGCGTGATTCACGCGCCCACCGCGGAGTCCGCGGCGTCCTCCCTCACGGGCCTCCAGAACTACCGGTTCGGGAAGGCGACGACGCTCCCGTTCGAGTGGGTGCACGGCGCGGACGGCGTCCCCGGCTCCGTCGTCGACACCATCGAGGACAACCGCGAGCGCGGCCTGCACACGCTCTGCTACCTCGACATCAAGGTCGATAATCCGTATCGGGAGGGCGACGACTACATGACCGCGAGCCACGCCGCCGGCCTGCTCGCGGACCACTGGAACCCGGACGCGCTCGGCGTCGTCGTCGCGCGCGCCGGCGCGCCGGACGCGCTCGTCGCCGCCGATACCCTGGGAGCGCTCGCCGGGCGGGACTTCGGCGACCCGCTCCACTTGCTCGTGATTCCCGGCGACCTCCATCACGTCGAAGCGGACGCGCTCACCGGACTCGCGGGCGCGCCGGAAAAAGTAGTCGAGGAACGAACTGTGTAG
- a CDS encoding VOC family protein → MSDFVLDHTMIRVSDLEESMDWYQSHLDYEEKGRWDGDGFTIVYLGPEDVHEDGALLELTHNEGEEDYDLGDAWGHIAVRVEDVHDAYYDLMDEGVEDYRRPEDNPGYAFVKDPDGHEIEIVERDHGAKWSLDHTMIRVEDADEHLGYWTRKFEYEHAGRWEADTFANYFLKPADAPEEAMTVELTYNYDGRSYDLGDAWGHLAVRTSDLHDDWDTLMTREAEDYRDPESCDDMYAFTKDPDGHEIEILDPHDSPVDRS, encoded by the coding sequence ATGAGCGACTTCGTGCTCGACCATACGATGATTCGCGTGAGCGACCTGGAGGAGTCCATGGACTGGTATCAGTCCCACCTCGACTACGAGGAGAAGGGTCGCTGGGACGGCGACGGCTTCACCATCGTCTACCTCGGCCCCGAGGACGTCCACGAGGACGGCGCGCTCCTCGAACTCACCCACAACGAGGGCGAGGAGGACTACGACCTCGGTGACGCCTGGGGCCACATCGCGGTGCGCGTCGAGGACGTCCACGACGCCTACTACGACCTGATGGACGAGGGCGTCGAGGACTACCGACGCCCCGAGGACAACCCGGGCTACGCGTTCGTGAAAGACCCCGACGGGCACGAAATCGAAATCGTCGAGCGCGACCACGGCGCGAAGTGGAGTCTCGACCACACGATGATTCGCGTCGAGGACGCCGACGAACACCTCGGCTATTGGACGCGGAAGTTCGAGTACGAACACGCCGGGCGCTGGGAGGCAGACACGTTCGCGAACTACTTCCTCAAGCCCGCGGACGCCCCCGAGGAGGCGATGACCGTCGAACTCACGTACAACTACGACGGCCGGAGCTACGACCTCGGTGACGCCTGGGGCCACCTCGCCGTGCGTACGAGCGACCTCCACGACGACTGGGACACCCTCATGACCCGCGAGGCCGAGGACTACCGCGACCCCGAGTCTTGCGACGACATGTACGCGTTCACGAAAGACCCGGACGGCCACGAAATCGAGATTCTCGACCCCCACGACTCGCCCGTCGACCGCTCCTAA
- a CDS encoding DUF998 domain-containing protein, translating into MVRNRSHALAGSLVLAVGVLLALAFTTAEAFYPGYSTSSLTISALGSDTGTPESRLVFNGAMVVSGGLMAAAAYFLRDVYDSMVVPALAGVTGVVGFAGVGLFPSQTGAPHALAAMVSFGGSGLVALAVARAESAAFKYASAVLGVAILVTLAGFVGLRDGTALGIGGLERWVAYLGILWAASYGGFLLARE; encoded by the coding sequence ATGGTTCGAAATCGGTCGCACGCGTTAGCCGGGAGTCTGGTGCTCGCGGTGGGCGTGTTGTTGGCGTTGGCGTTCACGACGGCGGAGGCGTTCTATCCGGGGTACAGCACGTCGTCGCTGACGATTAGCGCTCTCGGGTCGGACACGGGCACGCCGGAGTCGCGGCTGGTGTTCAACGGGGCGATGGTGGTCTCCGGGGGGTTGATGGCGGCCGCGGCGTACTTCCTCCGGGACGTGTACGACTCGATGGTGGTGCCGGCGCTAGCTGGGGTCACCGGCGTGGTCGGGTTCGCGGGCGTGGGGTTGTTCCCGTCGCAGACGGGTGCGCCGCACGCGCTCGCGGCGATGGTGTCGTTCGGCGGGAGCGGTCTCGTCGCGCTCGCCGTCGCCCGCGCGGAGTCGGCGGCGTTCAAGTACGCGTCGGCGGTGCTCGGCGTCGCCATCCTCGTCACGCTCGCGGGGTTCGTCGGCCTCCGGGACGGCACCGCGCTCGGCATCGGCGGACTGGAGCGCTGGGTCGCCTACCTCGGGATTCTCTGGGCGGCGAGCTACGGCGGGTTCCTGCTCGCGCGCGAGTGA
- a CDS encoding OBG GTPase family GTP-binding protein — protein sequence MGLEEEIEELEEEIANTPYNKSTEAHIGRLKSKLADKKEKLEAQQSGSGGGGGYSVKQHGDATVALVGFPSVGKSTLVNALTNADSEVGAYEFTTLDVNPGMLEYRGADIQILDVPGLIEGAAGGRGGGKEVLSVVRSADLIVFVLSAFEIEQYDRLDDELYNTKIRLDQEPPAVRVTRKGKGGIDVNTSGDMELDPDTVREILREQGFVNADVAIRGNPDVDQLVDGVMDNRVYLPSMVAVNKVDLIEPSYVETVNEKLEARDIDPDDAVFISAHEEKGLDAFKERMWEELGLIRVYMDKPGRGIDWEEPLVVERGATVDDALHKLGGTLDERFRFARVTGPSAQHDDQQVGRDHVLEDEDVLRVVARR from the coding sequence ATGGGACTGGAGGAGGAGATCGAGGAGTTGGAGGAGGAAATAGCCAACACTCCGTACAACAAGTCCACTGAAGCCCACATCGGCCGCCTGAAGTCGAAGCTCGCGGACAAGAAGGAGAAGCTGGAAGCCCAGCAGTCCGGGTCGGGCGGCGGTGGCGGGTACTCCGTGAAGCAGCACGGGGACGCGACGGTGGCGCTCGTCGGTTTCCCCTCCGTCGGGAAGTCAACGCTCGTGAACGCGCTGACGAACGCGGACAGCGAGGTCGGCGCGTACGAGTTCACCACGCTCGACGTGAACCCCGGGATGCTCGAATACCGGGGGGCGGACATCCAGATTCTGGACGTGCCGGGCCTCATCGAGGGCGCGGCGGGCGGGCGCGGCGGCGGGAAGGAAGTCCTCTCTGTCGTCCGCTCCGCCGACCTCATCGTGTTCGTGCTGTCCGCGTTCGAAATCGAACAGTACGACCGGCTCGACGACGAGCTCTACAACACGAAGATTCGACTCGACCAGGAGCCGCCCGCCGTCCGCGTGACCCGGAAGGGGAAGGGCGGTATCGACGTGAACACGTCCGGCGACATGGAACTCGACCCGGATACGGTTCGCGAAATCCTCCGCGAGCAGGGGTTCGTGAACGCGGACGTCGCCATCCGCGGGAACCCGGACGTCGACCAGCTCGTGGACGGCGTGATGGACAACCGCGTCTACCTGCCGTCGATGGTCGCGGTGAACAAGGTCGACCTCATCGAGCCGTCGTACGTCGAGACGGTGAACGAGAAGCTCGAAGCGCGCGACATCGACCCGGACGATGCGGTGTTCATCAGCGCGCACGAGGAGAAGGGCTTGGACGCGTTCAAGGAGCGGATGTGGGAGGAACTCGGCCTCATCCGCGTCTACATGGACAAGCCGGGCCGCGGCATCGACTGGGAGGAACCGCTCGTGGTCGAACGCGGCGCGACCGTGGACGACGCCCTCCACAAGCTCGGCGGGACGCTCGACGAGCGCTTCCGGTTCGCGCGCGTCACCGGCCCGAGCGCCCAGCACGACGACCAGCAGGTCGGCCGCGACCACGTCCTCGAAGACGAGGACGTGCTCCGCGTCGTCGCCCGGCGATGA